In Scomber japonicus isolate fScoJap1 chromosome 19, fScoJap1.pri, whole genome shotgun sequence, a single genomic region encodes these proteins:
- the nop14 gene encoding nucleolar protein 14 produces MGKAPKKRSLADKVRKTKTSTEIKNNPFEVKINRKKFDVLGRKTKHDVGLPGVSRSKAINKRKETLLKEYKHKNKSNKLIDKRFGEYDTKMAPEDKILKRFAMERQRVHDKKDVYNLNEEEELTHYGQSLAEMEKFNDLVNSDDESEEKGLLSAELTASHFGGGGGLLRKKTGGEQEEEGSHRAKSRQELIEELIQKSKQEKRERQVQKEEAQELTEKLDQDWKSIQALMVKKTPKADKPDEKPKLEQYDMMVRELGFEMKAQPSEKMKTPEELAREEREKLQKLEADRLRRMMGDEVDDSAQKPTYMSADDLNDGFILDDDDKKTLSYQDGKWNIGEDSEEEKDEDGEEGEADEEESEEEEEDGDEEEEEEEEGDEEEEGSSDEEEEDGHSDLESEQDSEDEERQQEEKETSAKAKKTLTKEEIKAQQDAAKAELPYTFTAPESYSDLTDLLHGHTPDNQRLIVARTQKCNHPGLAVGNKLKLQKLFGFLLEYIGELATRTPPELTTIDKLIPELYGLCQMFPEAACKAMQSTIADSAHSMEEVLEVKGHAAFPPLDMLIYLKVTALLFPTSDFRHPVTTPALLYISQGLTKCPVRSLQDVTSGLVLCCLAVEYVSFSKRFLPELINFLAGTLHLAVQDKTSLGLSVVPPFRSTGKYNDLLVLSDSESSKSWSKKSLPLSYTQHLELKSDLDRDHHRLMCLSTCLDLVKRCCLLYKDLTSFTHIFESIRTLLSKHLTAQTLPEPLKELHSEIVEAISSAPVTHSRLVFEKKKPIPLKLLTPKIVEVLDYGKKRGSTKEEREKERLQHKFKKEFKGALREIRKDSRFLAREKLNEVMNRDAERKRKVKELFGSLATQEGEWKALKRRKRK; encoded by the exons ATGGGGAAGGCACCTAAAAAGAGGAGTCTTGCTGACAAGGTCCGCAAGACCAAGACCTCCACTGAGATCAAGAACAACCCCTTTGAGGTGAAAATCAACAGGAAGAAATTTGATGTTCTGGGGAGGAAAACGAAGCACGATGTGGGTCTGCCAGGTGTGTCTCGATCCAAAGCCATCAATAAG AGAAAAGAAACCCTCCTGAAggaatacaaacacaaaaacaagtccAACAAATTAATTGACAAACGATTTGGAGAGTATGACACCAAGATGGCACCAGAAGACAAAATCCTAAAGAGGTTTGCAATGGAGAGGCAG CGTGTCCATGATAAGAAGGATGTGTACAACCTgaacgaggaggaggagctgactCATTATGGCCAGTCATTGGCTGAAATGGAGAAATTCAACGACCTCGTGAACAGCGATGATGAATCAGAAGAGAAAGGTCTTTTGTCGG CTGAGCTGACTGCCTCCCATTTCGGAGGAGGAGGGGGCCTCCTCAGAAAGAAGACAGGGGgggagcaagaggaggaaggaagccaCAGGGCCAAGTCCCGGCAGGAACTCATTGAAGAGCTCATCCAGAAGTCTAAGCAGGAAAAG CGGGAACGACAGGTGCAGAAAGAGGAGGCGCAGGAGCTGACTGAGAAGCTGGATCAGGACTGGAAGAGCATCCAGGCTCTGATGGTGAAGAAGACGCCCAAAGCTGACAAACCAGATGAGAAACCCAAG CTGGAACAATATGACATGATGGTGAGAGAGCTCGGCTTCGAGATGAAGGCTCAGCCCTCTGAGAAGATGAAAACCCCAGAGGAGCTCgccagagaggagagggagaagctGCAGAAACTTGAG GCTGACCGTCTGAGGAGGATGATGGGAGATGAAGTAGACGACAGCGCACAGAAACCAACCTACATGTCTGCTGATGACCTCAATGATGGCTTCATCCTTGACGATGACGATAAGAAGACCCTGTCTTATCAG GACGGAAAATGGAACATTGGAGAGGACTctgaggaagaaaaggatgaagATGGCGAAGAGGGAGAGGCTGATGAGGAGGaatcagaggaagaggaggaagacggggatgaagaagaagaagaagaggaggaaggggatgaggaagaggagggcagcagtgacgaagaagaagaagatggccACTCAGACTTGGAGTCAGAGCAAGACAGTGAGGATGAAGAGAGacaacaggaagaaaaggagaccAGCGCCAAAGCGAAGAAGACTCTGACCAAAGAGGAGATAAAGGCTCAGCAGGATGCAGCTAAAGCAGAGCTCCCATACACATTTACTG CTCCAGAGAGCTACAGCGATCTCACAGATTTGCTCCATGGACACACCCCTGACAACCAGCGCCTCATTGTGGCCAGGACTCAGAAATGCAACCACCCTGGTTTGGCTGTAGGCAACAAACTGAAACTGCAG AAACTCTTTGGCTTTCTGTTAGAGTACATCGGAGAACTGGCCACCAGGACTCCACCTGAACTCACCACCATAGATAAGCTCATACC agAATTGTACGGTCTGTGTCAGATGTTTCCAGAAGCAGCCTGTAAGGCCATGCAGAGCACCATTGCAGATTCTGCTCATAGCATGGAGGAGGTGCTGGAGGTCAAAGGGCATGCTGCTTTCCCACCACTAGATATG ctgATTTACCTGAAGGTGACGGCATTGCTGTTTCCTACCTCAGACTTCAGACACCCAGTCACAACTCCAGCACTACTGTACATCAGCCAGGGTCTCACCAAG TGTCCAGTGAGATCATTACAAGACGTAACATCAGGTTTGGTCCTGTGCTGTCTGGCAGTAGAGTACGTCTCTTTTTCAAAGCGCTTCCTGCCTGAGCTCATCAACTTCCTGGCTGGAACGCTACACCTGGCCGTGCAAGACAAGACCTCTCTAG GACTCTCTGTGGTGCCACCATTTAGGTCAACAGGGAAGTACAATGATCTGCTGGTGTTGTCAGACTCAGAGTCCTCCAAGAGCTGGAGCAAGAAGAGCCTGCCGCTGTCTTACACACAACACCTTGAACTGAAAAGTGACCTCGACAGAGATCACCACAG GTTGATGTGTCTGTCTACCTGCCTGGACCTGGTGAAGCGATGCTGCCTGCTCTACAAAGACCTcacatcattcacacacatcttTGAGTCAATCAGAACGCTGCTATCAAAACATCTCACAGCTCAAACATTACCAGAGCCATTAAAG gagcTTCACAGTGAGATCGTGGAGGCCATCAGCAGTGCTCCTGTGACTCACAGTCGGTTGGTTTTTGAGAAGAAGAAACCCATTCCTCTGAAGCTACTCACACCCAAGATTGTTGAAGT ATTGGACTATGGAAAGAAACGTGGCAGcacaaaagaagagagagagaaggagcgaTTGCAACACAAATTCAAGAAGGAATTCAAGGGAGCTCTGAGGGAGATCAGGAAGGACTCACGCTTCTTGGCCAGAGAGAAACTCAACGAAGTTATGAACAG agatgcagagagaaagaggaaagtaaAGGAGCTCTTTGGCAGTTTGGCCACTCAGGAGGGAGAGTGGAAGGccctgaagaggaggaagaggaagtga
- the LOC128380475 gene encoding alpha-synuclein-like, which yields MDALMKGFSKAKDGVVAAAEKTKQGVTGAAEMTKDGVMFVGTKTKDGVTTVAGKTVSGVSQVGGAMVTGVTAVAQKTVEGAGNIAAATGLVKKDPAKPGDDPSAVQNMAESPVETDTADVTEDDTDD from the exons ATGGACGCCTTAATGAAGGGCTTCTCGAAAGCTAAGGATGGGGTCGTTGCAGCGGCGGAGAAAACCAAGCAGGGAGTGACTGGAGCAGCTGAGATGACGAAAGATGGGGTTATGTTTGTCG GCACCAAAACAAAGGATGGAGTCACAACAG TTGCAGGTAAAACTGTGTCTGGAGTGTCTCAGGTGGGTGGAGCTATGGTTACCGGGGTTACCGCTGTGGCCCAGAAAACCGTGGAGGGCGCAGGTAATATTGCTGCTGCCACTGGATTGGTGAAGAAGGATCCAGCCAAACCA ggTGACGACCCCTCAGCAGTACAGAACATGGCTGAGTCGCCGGTTGAAACCGACACTGCTGATGTCACAGAG gatgACACCGACGACTAA